A window from Salvia miltiorrhiza cultivar Shanhuang (shh) chromosome 2, IMPLAD_Smil_shh, whole genome shotgun sequence encodes these proteins:
- the LOC131008921 gene encoding SPX domain-containing membrane protein At4g22990-like isoform X1: MVAFGKKLKQLQIHEWQSFYINYKLMKKKVKQYAQQIEFSEQNREYVLKDFSRVLDNQIEKTVLFLLEQEGHLASKLSVLGEQHDALVQHNDAAMIPQLQESYRAVGKELLQLLHFVELNAIGLRKILKKFDKRFGYKFTNHYVKTRANHPYSQLKQVLKHVGISAVVGALSRHLADLQDHRGRSCTSIYDQPALSPPDPVIESIKAAVDRLSNSTDFLQYIGKHALIPEEELPTAADNDDVDVDVDVDVDVDVDVDGRYHSMSLVLNLANTFLYMVNTYIIVPTADSYSLSLGAAATVCGAVIGSMAVAQVFSSVYFSAWSNKSYMKPLIFSSIVLLIGNTLYALAYDLDSIYVLLIGRVFCGLGSARAVNRRYISDCVPVKLRLKASAGFVSASALGMACGPALAALLQTNFKVFSITFNEDTLPGWVMALAWLLYLLWLSVSFREPSNDEKLNPPLQRTSNGLENGAFKNALSQPLLTSSLEKQRDDHDDDEDNDDDDDQEFNNNEEAGENHKPVTSIVSAYKLLTPSVKVQLFIYFMLKYAMEVLLAESSVITAYYFVWSSGNVAIFLACLGLTVLPVNVLVGSYLSNMFEERQVLLASEIMVCIGIVFSFHVIIPYSVPQYVCSALLTFVAAEVLEGVNLSLLSRVMSSRLKRGTYNGGLLSTEAGTLARVVADGAITLAGYGGMSKLLNVTLLPSLLICICSIVATCFTYNSLY, from the exons ATGGTTGCATTCGGCAAAAAATTGAAACAGTTACAAATTCATGAGTGGCagag CTTCTACATTAACTACAAGTtaatgaagaagaaagtgaagcAATATGCTCAGCAAATTGAATTTTCAGAACAGAATCGCGAGTATGTCCTCAAGGATTTCTCGAGAGTTCTTGATAACCAG ATTGAAAAGACCGTCCTGTTTTTACTTGAACAAGAAGGGCATCTGGCGAGTAAGCTATCCGTTCTCGGGGAGCAGCACGATGCCCTCGTTCAGCACAACGATGCTGCAATGATACCTCAACTGCAGGAATCGTATAGAGCTGTGGGGAAGGAGCTTCTGCAGCTCTTGCATTTCGTGGAACTGAACGCCATCGGACTTCGCAAGATCCTGAAGAAGTTTGATAAGAGGTTCGGTTATAAGTTCACTAATCACTATGTCAAGACGCGCGCAAACCATCCCTACTCTCAGCTTAAGCAGGTGCTGAAGCACGTG GGCATTTCAGCTGTCGTTGGTGCCTTATCTCGGCACCTTGCAGATCTCCAAGACCACCGGGGGAGGAGCTGCACCTCAATCTACGATCAGCCTGCCTTGTCTCCCCCG GATCCTGTGATCGAGTCTATCAAGGCTGCAGTTGATCGATTGTCGAATTCGACAGATTTCCTTCAGTATATAGGGAAACATGCTCTTATACCTGAGGAGGAGCTGCCAACCGCTGCAGATAATGATGATGTGGatgttgatgttgatgttgatgttgatgttgatgttgatgttgatgGAAGATATCATTCGATGTCTCTTGTTCTTAATCTGGCGAACACATTTCTGTACATGGTGAACACTTACATAATCGTTCCGACAGCGGACAGCTACTCGTTGAGCCTCGGAGCTGCAGCGACTGTGTGTGGGGCTGTCATCGGCTCCATGGCCGTTGCTCAGGTTTTCTCCTCAGTGTATTTCAGTGCTTGGTCGAATAAGTCGTATATGAAACCCCTCATCTTCAGCAGCATCGTTCTTCTCATCGGGAACACCTTGTACGCCCTCGCCTACGATCTCGACTCCATATACGTGCTTCTCATCGGCCGTGTGTTTTGCGG ATTGGGGTCTGCGAGGGCTGTGAATCGTCGTTACATCAGCGACTGCGTTCCCGTGAAGCTGCGTCTGAAGGCTTCCGCCGGCTTCGTCAGCGCCAGCGCGCTCGGGATGGCGTGTGGGCCCGCCCTCGCCGCGTTGCTCCAGACCAACTTTAAGGTCTTCAGCATCACATTCAATGAGGACACTCTGCCCGGATGGGTCATGGCTCTGGCATGGCTACTCTACCTGCTGTGGTTGTCGGTGTCGTTTCGAGAGCCTTCCAACGACGAGAAGCTAAATCCTCCGTTGCAGCGGACGAGCAACG GGCTGGAAAATGGGGCTTTCAAAAACGCTCTCTCCCAGCCGCTGCTCACGAGCTCGTTGGAGAAGCAGCGAGACGACCACGACGATGACGAAGAcaacgatgatgatgatgatcaagAATTCAACAACAATGAGGAAGCAGGGGAGAATCATAAACCTGTGACATCCATTGTCTCTGCATATAAGTTGCTTACGCCTTCAGTTAAGGTACAGTTGTTCATATACTTCATGCTCAAGTATGCAATGGAGGTCTTGCTGGCCGAATCGAGCGTGATCACCGCATACTACTTCGTATGGTCATCGGGCAATGTAGCTATCTTTCTCGCCTGCCTCGGGCTGACCGTCCTGCCCGTGAACGTTCTCGTTGGGAGCTACCTCAGCAACATGTTCGAGGAAAG GCAAGTTTTACTAGCATCGGAGATCATGGTGTGCATCGGCATCGTCTTCAGCTTCCACGTTATAATCCCTTATTCCGTTCCACAGTACGTCTGTTCGGCTCTGCTCACCTTCGTAGCTGCTGAAGTTCTCGAAG GCGTTAACCTGTCGCTCCTGTCGCGGGTGATGTCGTCGCGGCTTAAGAGAGGGACGTACAACGGGGGGCTGCTGTCGACGGAGGCTGGAACTCTGGCTCGAGTGGTGGCGGACGGGGCGATCACGCTGGCCGGCTACGGTGGCATGAGTAAGCTCTTAAATGTAACTCTGCTGCCTTCGTTGTTGATATGTATCTGCTCCATTGTAGCTACTTGTTTCACTTATAACTCTCTCTACTGA
- the LOC131008921 gene encoding SPX domain-containing membrane protein At4g22990-like isoform X2 — protein MLSKLNFQNRIASMSSRISREFLITRDEKFEEQLQIEKTVLFLLEQEGHLASKLSVLGEQHDALVQHNDAAMIPQLQESYRAVGKELLQLLHFVELNAIGLRKILKKFDKRFGYKFTNHYVKTRANHPYSQLKQVLKHVGISAVVGALSRHLADLQDHRGRSCTSIYDQPALSPPDPVIESIKAAVDRLSNSTDFLQYIGKHALIPEEELPTAADNDDVDVDVDVDVDVDVDVDGRYHSMSLVLNLANTFLYMVNTYIIVPTADSYSLSLGAAATVCGAVIGSMAVAQVFSSVYFSAWSNKSYMKPLIFSSIVLLIGNTLYALAYDLDSIYVLLIGRVFCGLGSARAVNRRYISDCVPVKLRLKASAGFVSASALGMACGPALAALLQTNFKVFSITFNEDTLPGWVMALAWLLYLLWLSVSFREPSNDEKLNPPLQRTSNGLENGAFKNALSQPLLTSSLEKQRDDHDDDEDNDDDDDQEFNNNEEAGENHKPVTSIVSAYKLLTPSVKVQLFIYFMLKYAMEVLLAESSVITAYYFVWSSGNVAIFLACLGLTVLPVNVLVGSYLSNMFEERQVLLASEIMVCIGIVFSFHVIIPYSVPQYVCSALLTFVAAEVLEGVNLSLLSRVMSSRLKRGTYNGGLLSTEAGTLARVVADGAITLAGYGGMSKLLNVTLLPSLLICICSIVATCFTYNSLY, from the exons ATGCTCAGCAAATTGAATTTTCAGAACAGAATCGCGAGTATGTCCTCAAGGATTTCTCGAGAGTTCTTGATAACCAG AGATGAAAAATTTGAAGAACAACTGCAGATTGAAAAGACCGTCCTGTTTTTACTTGAACAAGAAGGGCATCTGGCGAGTAAGCTATCCGTTCTCGGGGAGCAGCACGATGCCCTCGTTCAGCACAACGATGCTGCAATGATACCTCAACTGCAGGAATCGTATAGAGCTGTGGGGAAGGAGCTTCTGCAGCTCTTGCATTTCGTGGAACTGAACGCCATCGGACTTCGCAAGATCCTGAAGAAGTTTGATAAGAGGTTCGGTTATAAGTTCACTAATCACTATGTCAAGACGCGCGCAAACCATCCCTACTCTCAGCTTAAGCAGGTGCTGAAGCACGTG GGCATTTCAGCTGTCGTTGGTGCCTTATCTCGGCACCTTGCAGATCTCCAAGACCACCGGGGGAGGAGCTGCACCTCAATCTACGATCAGCCTGCCTTGTCTCCCCCG GATCCTGTGATCGAGTCTATCAAGGCTGCAGTTGATCGATTGTCGAATTCGACAGATTTCCTTCAGTATATAGGGAAACATGCTCTTATACCTGAGGAGGAGCTGCCAACCGCTGCAGATAATGATGATGTGGatgttgatgttgatgttgatgttgatgttgatgttgatgttgatgGAAGATATCATTCGATGTCTCTTGTTCTTAATCTGGCGAACACATTTCTGTACATGGTGAACACTTACATAATCGTTCCGACAGCGGACAGCTACTCGTTGAGCCTCGGAGCTGCAGCGACTGTGTGTGGGGCTGTCATCGGCTCCATGGCCGTTGCTCAGGTTTTCTCCTCAGTGTATTTCAGTGCTTGGTCGAATAAGTCGTATATGAAACCCCTCATCTTCAGCAGCATCGTTCTTCTCATCGGGAACACCTTGTACGCCCTCGCCTACGATCTCGACTCCATATACGTGCTTCTCATCGGCCGTGTGTTTTGCGG ATTGGGGTCTGCGAGGGCTGTGAATCGTCGTTACATCAGCGACTGCGTTCCCGTGAAGCTGCGTCTGAAGGCTTCCGCCGGCTTCGTCAGCGCCAGCGCGCTCGGGATGGCGTGTGGGCCCGCCCTCGCCGCGTTGCTCCAGACCAACTTTAAGGTCTTCAGCATCACATTCAATGAGGACACTCTGCCCGGATGGGTCATGGCTCTGGCATGGCTACTCTACCTGCTGTGGTTGTCGGTGTCGTTTCGAGAGCCTTCCAACGACGAGAAGCTAAATCCTCCGTTGCAGCGGACGAGCAACG GGCTGGAAAATGGGGCTTTCAAAAACGCTCTCTCCCAGCCGCTGCTCACGAGCTCGTTGGAGAAGCAGCGAGACGACCACGACGATGACGAAGAcaacgatgatgatgatgatcaagAATTCAACAACAATGAGGAAGCAGGGGAGAATCATAAACCTGTGACATCCATTGTCTCTGCATATAAGTTGCTTACGCCTTCAGTTAAGGTACAGTTGTTCATATACTTCATGCTCAAGTATGCAATGGAGGTCTTGCTGGCCGAATCGAGCGTGATCACCGCATACTACTTCGTATGGTCATCGGGCAATGTAGCTATCTTTCTCGCCTGCCTCGGGCTGACCGTCCTGCCCGTGAACGTTCTCGTTGGGAGCTACCTCAGCAACATGTTCGAGGAAAG GCAAGTTTTACTAGCATCGGAGATCATGGTGTGCATCGGCATCGTCTTCAGCTTCCACGTTATAATCCCTTATTCCGTTCCACAGTACGTCTGTTCGGCTCTGCTCACCTTCGTAGCTGCTGAAGTTCTCGAAG GCGTTAACCTGTCGCTCCTGTCGCGGGTGATGTCGTCGCGGCTTAAGAGAGGGACGTACAACGGGGGGCTGCTGTCGACGGAGGCTGGAACTCTGGCTCGAGTGGTGGCGGACGGGGCGATCACGCTGGCCGGCTACGGTGGCATGAGTAAGCTCTTAAATGTAACTCTGCTGCCTTCGTTGTTGATATGTATCTGCTCCATTGTAGCTACTTGTTTCACTTATAACTCTCTCTACTGA
- the LOC131008986 gene encoding ATPase GET3A-like, whose amino-acid sequence MGSNAELPDGTVQNILEQDSLKWIFVGGKGGVGKTTCSSIISILLASVRESVLIISTDPAHNLSDAFQQKFTKSPSLVNGFSNLYAMEVDPTVEHEDSLGSDATDGFVSELANSIPGIDEAMSFAEMLKLVQTMDYSVIVFDTAPTGHTLRLLQFPSTLEKGLAKIMSLKNRFGGLLSQMTRLFGLDDEFNEDAILGKLEGMKDVIEQVNKQFKDPDLTTFVCVCIPEFLSLYETERLVQELTKFEIDTHNIIINQVIYDEEVVESKLLKARMRMQQKYLSQFYMLYDDFNITKLPLLPQEVCGVDALKAFSPNFLSPYQPSITRGTVEEVKQRVSALREQLKNAEAELDRLNKGKQKA is encoded by the exons ATGGGGTCCAACGCAGAGTTGCCGGATGGGACGGTGCAGAACATACTGGAGCAGGATTCGTTGAAGTGGATTTTTGTCGGCGGCAAAGGCGGCGTCGGCAAGACCACGTGCAGCTCTATCATCTCGATTCTGCTCGCCAGCGTGCGGGAGTCTGTGCTCATCATCTCCACCGACCCCGCCCATAACCTCAGCGATGCCTTCCAGCAGAAGTTCACCAAGTCTCCCTCGCTTGTTAATGGCTTCTCCAACTTGTACGCTATG GAAGTTGATCCTACTGTGGAGCATGAAGACTCTCTTGGATCAGATGCAACTGATGGATTCGTATCGGAACTAGCAAATTCTATCCCAGGAATCGATGAGGCAATGAGTTTTGCTGAAATGCTCAA GCTTGTGCAAACCATGGATTATTCTGTCATAGTATTTGATACAGCTCCAACCGGCCATACCCTACGCTTGCTTCAATTTCCTTCAACCTTAGAGAAAGGGCTTGCCAAGATTATGAGCTTAAAGAACAGATTTGGTGGCTTGTTGAGCCAA ATGACTCGCCTCTTTGGTCTCGATGATGAATTTAATGAAGATGCCATCCTTGGAAAACTTGAGGGCATGAAAGATGTGATTGAACAAGTGAACAAGCAGTTTAAGGATCCA GATTTGACGACTTTCGTCTGTGTCTGCATTCCAGAATTCCTCTCTCTTTATGAAACTGAACGGCTCGTGCAGGAACTTACTAAGTTTGAGATTGATACACATAATATCATCATCAACCAAGTAATTTATGATGAAGAAG TTGTGGAGTCGAAATTGCTCAAAGCTAGAATGCGCATGCAGCAGAAATACCTGAGTCAGTTTTACATGCTATACGACGACTTCAACATAACTAAGTTGCCATTGTTGCCCCAAGAG GTTTGTGGGGTTGATGCATTGAAAGCTTTTTCGCCCAATTTTCTATCACCATATCAACCATCGATTACTCGAGGCACAGTGGAAGAGGTGAAGCAGAGAGTATCGGCGCTGAGAGAGCAGCTCAAGAATGCAGAAGCAGAACTGGACAGACTCAACAAGGGGAAGCAGAAGGcctaa